In Schizosaccharomyces osmophilus chromosome 2, complete sequence, the following proteins share a genomic window:
- the sid4 gene encoding SIN component scaffold protein Sid4, which produces MDEAYADSLSTDYRWLGHSHLDSHPSAGDSIQLDSNEDDFDPSRVDRIGRIAELLDGLEEEQIHELVSGINDTSIQNKAPADQGQGNTVNYPSSPTKVNDQKFFRQASNSQPSGGIFSNPSFPPPHPPVTFTSTPYKHVPAVSDAEPYNSQQFFEYRNPNENQIQKQYSFPSSHSTAISQTTQPPTIPSNPSAASTQNFEVSNNNNQSPYQSGSTDGRNQPTQQDFLHEQNAYSPLYSNYPKTHSQHPGISTNRGNVHVESVHDRQEPATACPPTSSTCVSTISQPQPATDNKHDPPVSQPTDIHFQTSPPGPPAAGPPTSTIEVLPPALNDVLEKMNATIQSLTNQCQQRDKQIDTLNKQLLFNNQQTAPTVMPAIIPKASGVTNQRNLAESQNPYPRKPPAPKQTRSVTVGNDASFPHTKPQGAVANEVRVQLTTLDAILLQFDHLRKELSQARHEIQVLKQDTSQAKGISENEKSTPATDNFSKEHTSCANRPEHNDQCSHRHDQKSSVLQPVEVPNSTLNKTARTNPKFKKLNDVNPQPVSHTSKALSPQDMPDSKFNLPQENQLYYRLGLHFIDSQCSIETANMLKSVLIQLDMPYTIFPMAIGQVRRQLQQGRRLYQWIHVVHYLLFHEKMNEGLVSKQCLSDLLKKLQEKLRLTRK; this is translated from the exons ATGGATGAAGCGTATGCAGACAGTTTAAGCACAGATTATCGATGGCTAGGCCACTCTCATTTAGATAGCCATCCTTCGGCTGGTGATAGCATTCAGTTAGATTCTAATGAAGACG ATTTCGATCCATCTCGTGTCGATCGAATTGGTAGAATAGCAGAACTCCTAGATggattagaagaagaacaaattcATGAACTTGTTTCCGGAATTAATGATACTTCCATCCAAAACAAGGCACCTGCTGACCAAGGCCAAGGAAACACCGTCAACTATCCCAGTTCTCCCACGAAAGTAAACGACCAGAAATTTTTTCGACAAGCTTCAAACTCTCAACCATCAGGTgggattttttcaaatccttccTTTCCTCCTCCTCACCCCCCTGTAACATTTACGAGTACTCCATACAAACATGTGCCAGCTGTCTCAGACGCAGAGCCATACAATTCGCagcaattttttgaatacagGAATCCAAATGAAAACCAGATCCAAAAGCAATACTCATTTCCCTCTTCCCATTCAACCGCTATTTCACAGACAACTCAGCCGCCTACGATTCCTTCTAACCCTAGTGCTGCGTCAActcaaaattttgaagTATCCAACAATAATAATCAAAGTCCTTATCAGTCTGGCTCGACTGATGGCAGAAACCAACCTACGCAACAAGACTTCTTGCATGAACAGAATGCGTATTCTCCACTTTATTCAAATTACCCAAAAACTCATTCTCAACATCCAGGAATTTCTACAAATCGTGGAAATGTTCATGTAGAGTCAGTTCATGATCGCCAAGAGCCTGCAACCGCCTGTCCTCCGACATCGTCCACCTGTGTTTCAACAATAAGCCAACCTCAACCGGCTACAGATAATAAGCATGATCCTCCTGTTTCTCAACCTACAGATATACATTTTCAAACGTCCCCTCCAGGACCGCCTGCTGCTGGCCCTCCTACTTCAACAATAGAAGTTTTACCACCTGCACTAAATGATgtattggaaaaaatgaatgcCACTATTCAATCTCTCACAAATCAATGCCAACAAAGGGATAAACAGATTGATACTTTAAATAAGCAGCTTCTATTTAATAATCAACAAACTGCTCCTACCGTGATGCCTGCAATTATACCAAAGGCTTCTGGTGTGACAAATCAAAGGAACTTGGCTGAGTCTCAGAATCCTTACCCTCGTAAACCACCTGCACCAAAACAAACTCGTTCTGTAACCGTTGGTAACGACGCTTCTTTCCCTCATACAAAGCCCCAGGGCGCTGTAGCGAATGAAGTTCGAGTACAACTAACGACGCTGGACGCGATTCTATTGCAATTTGACCATCTGAGGAAAGAGTTGTCTCAGGCTCGTCATGAAATACAAGTTCTAAAACAAGATACTAGCCAAGCGAAGGGGATCTccgaaaatgaaaaatccaCACCTGCTACTGacaatttttcaaaagaacaCACCTCGTGTGCCAACCGTCCAGAACATAACGACCAGTGTTCACACCGACATGATCAAAAGTCCTCCGTATTGCAGCCTGTAGAGGTGCCTAACAGTACTTTAAATAAAACTGCACGAACTAACCCCAAGTTTAAAAAGCTCAACGATGTCAATCCCCAACCTGTATCTCATACTTCGAAAGCGTTGTCACCACAAGACATGCCTGATTCCAAATTTAACCTGCCGCAAGAAAATCAACTATATTACCGGTTAGGACTACATTTCATTGATAGTCAATGTAGCATTGAGACAGCGAATATGCTTAAATCCGTGCTGATACAGCTGGACATGCCCTACACTATCTTTCCTATGGCTATTGGACAAGTGCGAAGACAGTTGCAACAAGGTAGACGATTGTATCAATGGATACATGTTgttcattatttattattccATGAGAAGATGAACGAAGGCCTTGTTTCGAAACAATGCTTGTCggatttattaaaaaaactaCAGGAGAAACTACGTCTGACTCGAAAATAA